A stretch of the Enterobacter mori genome encodes the following:
- a CDS encoding type I secretion system permease/ATPase encodes MKTHPQYEPWLQGMLIIAKHYRLDFSAEHVRVTINHESQSPRQLVLEEMARQLGLGMRVVAAEAVSLDPWRLPLLAEFTGGQIAVINRMDSEGNVSLQFSGDAGLETTLTRDELGARLKGLMVLRPLESTPDARVDDYIKPYEKNWFWQLALKDWRRYSDIMLVALVANVLALSGMVFSMQVYDRVVPSQSEATLWVLFGGVMIAILFEFIMRMLRVHISDVVGKRADLRISERVFAHALRIKNGARSKSTGSFIAQIRELESVRELITSTTIAAISDLPFFLLFVFILWMIGGPLVLVVLLAVPLLLIPGLLVQRPLGKLSSEGMRESAIRNATLVEAVQGIEDIKLMRAEQRFQNQWNNTNDVAASVGMKQRWLTGLLLTWTQEVQSIVYAVVLLVGCYLVISGDMTTGALVGTSILASRTIAPLSQISGVLSRWQSAKVARKGLDDLMQRPIDDPQHGKKVHKAHLRGDYSLDDVGFYYDEEEKLTVLNISKLQIRAGERVAVLGRNGSGKSTLLQLLAGMQEPQQGNILLDDIALNHLDPADVRRDMQLLSQQARLFFGSVRDNILMGNPLATDDEIHQALVNSGALEFVRKQKMGLNYIINEGGAGLSGGQRQALLLARALITSPNILLLDEPTAWLDEMSEKQFIQHLHKWLGKRRTLVVATHRLPILDLVDRIIVLENGKVVMDGPRDAILNQHGMAPQKAAQRTVTMKPAAVAEEGVA; translated from the coding sequence ATGAAGACACATCCACAGTACGAACCCTGGCTGCAGGGCATGCTCATCATCGCGAAGCACTATCGGCTGGATTTTTCGGCGGAGCACGTTCGGGTCACGATTAACCATGAAAGCCAGTCTCCGCGCCAATTGGTGCTGGAAGAGATGGCGCGCCAGCTTGGGCTGGGGATGCGTGTGGTGGCGGCTGAAGCGGTATCCCTCGACCCGTGGCGCCTGCCGCTGCTGGCGGAGTTCACCGGCGGACAAATCGCGGTCATTAACCGCATGGACAGCGAAGGCAACGTCAGCCTGCAGTTCAGCGGCGACGCGGGGCTGGAGACCACGCTGACGCGTGACGAACTCGGGGCGCGGTTAAAGGGGCTAATGGTGTTGCGCCCGCTCGAATCCACGCCGGATGCCCGCGTGGACGATTACATCAAACCCTATGAGAAAAACTGGTTCTGGCAGCTGGCGCTGAAAGACTGGCGACGCTACAGCGACATTATGCTGGTGGCGCTGGTCGCTAACGTGCTGGCGCTTTCCGGCATGGTTTTCTCCATGCAGGTCTACGACAGGGTCGTTCCGTCGCAGTCGGAAGCCACGCTGTGGGTGCTGTTTGGCGGCGTGATGATTGCCATCCTGTTTGAATTCATCATGCGCATGCTGCGCGTGCATATTTCTGACGTGGTGGGGAAACGCGCCGACCTGCGTATCTCTGAGCGGGTTTTTGCCCACGCGCTGCGGATTAAAAACGGCGCGCGCTCGAAATCGACCGGATCGTTTATCGCCCAGATCCGCGAGCTGGAGTCGGTGCGTGAACTTATCACCTCGACCACCATTGCGGCCATCTCCGATCTGCCGTTCTTCCTGCTGTTCGTCTTCATTCTGTGGATGATTGGCGGGCCGCTGGTGCTGGTGGTCCTGCTCGCCGTGCCGCTGTTGCTCATCCCCGGCCTGCTGGTGCAGCGCCCGCTGGGGAAACTCTCCAGCGAAGGGATGCGTGAATCCGCCATCCGTAACGCCACGCTGGTGGAAGCGGTGCAGGGCATTGAAGACATCAAGCTGATGCGCGCCGAGCAGCGTTTCCAGAACCAGTGGAATAATACCAATGACGTCGCCGCCAGCGTCGGCATGAAGCAGCGCTGGCTGACGGGCCTGCTGCTCACCTGGACGCAGGAGGTACAGTCAATCGTCTATGCGGTGGTACTGCTGGTCGGCTGTTACCTGGTCATCAGCGGCGACATGACTACCGGTGCGCTGGTAGGGACCTCGATTCTGGCATCGCGTACCATCGCGCCGCTGTCGCAGATCTCAGGCGTGCTCTCGCGCTGGCAGTCGGCAAAAGTGGCGCGCAAGGGGCTGGACGACCTGATGCAGCGCCCGATTGACGATCCGCAGCACGGCAAGAAGGTGCACAAAGCCCACCTGCGCGGTGATTATAGCCTTGATGACGTCGGGTTTTATTACGACGAGGAAGAGAAACTCACCGTGCTTAACATCAGCAAGCTGCAGATCCGCGCCGGGGAGCGCGTGGCGGTGCTTGGGCGTAATGGCTCCGGTAAAAGCACGCTGCTACAGCTTCTGGCAGGTATGCAGGAGCCGCAGCAGGGCAACATCCTGCTCGATGATATTGCCCTCAATCATCTGGATCCGGCCGATGTGCGTCGCGACATGCAGCTGCTTAGCCAGCAGGCGCGGCTGTTCTTTGGCTCCGTACGGGACAACATCCTGATGGGGAATCCGTTAGCCACCGACGACGAGATCCATCAGGCGCTGGTCAACAGCGGCGCGCTGGAGTTTGTACGCAAGCAGAAAATGGGGCTGAACTACATCATCAACGAAGGCGGCGCAGGCCTGTCTGGCGGGCAGCGTCAGGCGCTATTGCTGGCGCGCGCGCTGATCACCTCGCCAAATATCCTGCTGCTGGACGAACCGACCGCCTGGCTGGACGAAATGAGCGAGAAACAGTTTATACAGCATCTCCACAAATGGCTGGGTAAACGCCGGACGCTGGTGGTAGCGACGCATCGTCTGCCGATTCTGGATTTGGTCGACCGCATTATTGTGCTTGAAAACGGCAAGGTGGTGATGGACGGCCCGCGCGATGCCATCCTGAACCAGCACGGTATGGCACCGCAGAAAGCCGCACAGCGCACCGTGACTATGAAGCCAGCGGCGGTCGCAGAGGAGGGCGTGGCATGA
- a CDS encoding HlyD family type I secretion periplasmic adaptor subunit translates to MNDFSRFNSRLKEPRLPRSSLVVWSLFALLAVFIAWASLFQLDEVTTGSGKVIPSSHEQVIQSLEGGIIHSLMVREGDIVERGQQLAQLDRTKTESSVLESESRLNAALATAARLKAEVNDTALAFPAELDDDVELVKQETALYQSRRESLEKGLAGLRQGAELVQRELSLTRPLVTQGAASKVEVLRLERQKNELENKITEMKNQYYVRAREELAKANAEIEAQRSVMKGREDSLTRLSFTAPVRGIVKDIDVTTVGGVIPPNGKLMSLVPLDDQMVVEAKISPRDVAFIHPGQKALVKITAYDYSIYGGLEGEVTMISPDTLQDEVKRDVYYYRVYIRTDSNHLTNKQGHEFPVFPGMIATVDIKTGSKTILDYLLKPLNKAKEALRER, encoded by the coding sequence ATGAATGATTTCTCTCGCTTTAACAGCCGTCTGAAAGAGCCGCGCCTGCCGCGCTCGTCACTGGTGGTATGGTCGCTGTTCGCCCTGCTGGCGGTATTTATCGCGTGGGCGAGCCTGTTCCAGCTGGATGAGGTGACGACCGGCAGCGGTAAGGTGATCCCGTCCTCCCACGAGCAGGTGATCCAGTCCCTTGAAGGGGGGATTATTCACAGCCTGATGGTTCGCGAGGGCGACATCGTTGAACGCGGACAACAGCTCGCGCAGCTTGACCGTACAAAAACCGAGTCCAGCGTGCTGGAGAGCGAGTCTCGGCTGAATGCGGCGCTGGCAACGGCGGCGCGCCTGAAGGCCGAGGTGAACGATACGGCACTTGCGTTCCCGGCAGAGCTGGATGATGACGTTGAGCTGGTTAAACAGGAAACGGCGCTCTACCAGTCCCGTCGTGAAAGCCTTGAAAAAGGGCTGGCCGGTTTACGTCAGGGCGCCGAGCTGGTGCAGCGCGAGCTGTCGTTAACCCGGCCGCTGGTGACTCAGGGGGCGGCCAGCAAGGTTGAGGTGTTACGTCTTGAGCGTCAAAAAAATGAGCTTGAGAATAAAATCACCGAGATGAAAAACCAGTATTACGTTCGCGCACGTGAAGAGCTGGCGAAAGCCAATGCGGAGATTGAAGCCCAGCGTTCGGTGATGAAAGGGCGTGAGGATTCCCTGACCCGGCTGAGCTTTACTGCGCCGGTTCGCGGGATCGTGAAGGATATTGACGTGACAACCGTGGGAGGTGTTATCCCGCCGAACGGCAAGCTGATGAGCCTGGTCCCGCTGGACGATCAGATGGTGGTTGAGGCGAAAATCTCACCGCGTGACGTCGCCTTTATTCATCCCGGTCAGAAAGCGCTGGTGAAAATTACGGCCTACGACTATTCCATTTACGGCGGACTGGAAGGGGAAGTGACCATGATTTCGCCGGACACTCTGCAGGATGAGGTGAAAAGGGATGTCTACTACTACCGCGTCTATATTCGTACCGACAGTAACCATCTGACCAATAAGCAAGGTCATGAATTTCCGGTCTTTCCGGGCATGATTGCCACCGTCGATATTAAAACGGGCAGCAAAACCATTCTGGATTATCTGTTGAAGCCGCTGAACAAGGCGAAAGAGGCGCTGCGGGAACGATAA
- a CDS encoding EAL domain-containing protein has protein sequence MTQKTSLRNAACDEQKFVISTCCFTFQGYCLLLKQYGINASLIHFEEDEVHQRDLEDIVKNQHSSISLFLGKGVVELLASLKRLASVLNALPVIRRVTLYGDIPDGWLYCTLRSLLNNSQQLSLIRISSVADLASSLNILSEDVNDRSRLLRSQYMACAHQGKIKGLTKREIDVLLRFYRGMSVKEQCERTGLSNKTIYTHRKEGMNKLHMIRQWLNDPHNFRAERHDVLPNKNEGFTDKEVDIFNALLKREIFPAYQIITDRDKKGVGFEILIRWNKNGKIVKPASFLNDVLHHEIWLKITALVIHAAVSGINKYNGKFYFSVNIPPRLAAGNALPDMARKATGMLLKPQWAEKLVFEFAESIDVMKDSRIPETMRLLRNTGCRLFLDDCFSNHHTLFPVRQVHFDGLKLDRDIVEHFVANDNDYNLIKAIQIYSDMTGTDCIAEGVDSEEKFEKLVELGVKSFQGYYLSRAVKEEELDRMVRIFS, from the coding sequence ATGACTCAAAAAACGTCTCTCAGAAATGCTGCTTGCGATGAGCAAAAATTTGTCATCTCAACCTGCTGTTTCACATTTCAGGGATATTGTCTGCTGCTCAAACAGTATGGGATAAACGCCTCACTTATTCACTTTGAGGAAGATGAGGTGCACCAGCGAGATCTTGAAGATATCGTTAAAAATCAGCATTCTAGCATTTCATTATTCCTTGGAAAAGGCGTTGTGGAACTTCTTGCCAGCCTGAAACGACTGGCATCAGTACTGAACGCGCTGCCCGTTATTCGACGCGTAACCCTGTATGGTGACATCCCCGATGGCTGGCTCTATTGTACGCTGAGAAGTCTTTTAAATAATAGCCAGCAATTGTCATTGATTCGTATATCCAGCGTTGCTGATTTGGCATCCAGCCTCAATATTCTCAGTGAAGATGTTAATGACCGTTCACGATTATTACGCAGCCAATATATGGCATGCGCGCACCAGGGAAAAATAAAGGGATTAACAAAAAGAGAGATTGATGTTTTATTACGTTTCTACCGAGGGATGTCCGTAAAAGAGCAGTGCGAAAGGACGGGGTTATCTAATAAGACTATTTATACCCACCGTAAGGAAGGGATGAATAAATTACATATGATTAGACAATGGCTAAACGATCCGCACAATTTTAGAGCGGAAAGGCATGACGTCCTGCCCAATAAAAATGAAGGGTTTACCGATAAAGAGGTCGATATCTTTAATGCCTTGCTGAAAAGGGAAATATTTCCAGCGTATCAGATCATTACCGATCGTGATAAAAAAGGGGTAGGCTTTGAGATACTTATTCGCTGGAATAAAAATGGTAAAATTGTTAAGCCTGCCAGCTTCCTTAATGATGTCTTACATCATGAAATATGGTTAAAGATTACGGCGCTGGTCATCCACGCCGCCGTTAGTGGAATTAATAAATATAATGGGAAGTTTTATTTTTCCGTGAATATCCCTCCTCGTTTGGCCGCAGGGAATGCCTTGCCGGATATGGCCCGGAAGGCCACCGGCATGTTGCTCAAACCGCAGTGGGCGGAAAAGCTGGTCTTTGAATTCGCGGAAAGCATTGATGTGATGAAGGACAGCAGGATCCCTGAAACCATGCGCCTTCTGCGAAATACGGGGTGTAGATTATTTTTGGACGACTGCTTCTCCAACCATCACACGCTGTTCCCCGTCAGGCAGGTGCATTTTGACGGGCTGAAGCTAGACCGGGATATCGTTGAACATTTTGTGGCAAATGATAATGACTACAATCTCATTAAAGCGATACAAATTTATAGCGACATGACCGGGACGGATTGCATCGCAGAGGGCGTTGACAGTGAAGAGAAGTTTGAAAAATTAGTTGAGCTGGGGGTGAAAAGCTTTCAGGGGTATTATCTGTCACGGGCTGTAAAAGAGGAAGAATTAGACAGGATGGTAAGAATTTTTAGCTAG
- a CDS encoding MarR family transcriptional regulator, whose amino-acid sequence MDNHISSRALLHRRDVIKNNPRFGEAILEHYTINDTIYKKQPLFYKTMLQESRFNIILSMCCFVFGNQAESVSEIKALCSRYKIASPNSVIAIITILRTTGRIRTWRCTEDRRKTRITPTEKGLNELKRYMSGAFLPVSILYPAFKIDVNLLDNDILRNNFFRRAAEYLFRGLTFKKVLPEVGLFIDKDGGRMIMLYLYLQAVKNKSAHGAIIDYSANTLAKEFFVSRIHVNRIIKTAQEAGYLKDRGDGRMLIYPAFIELVENYAGLYFAYVTHYINVVPKERRHAHNVTSTV is encoded by the coding sequence ATGGATAATCACATCTCATCCAGGGCCTTGCTACATCGAAGGGATGTTATAAAGAACAACCCGCGATTCGGTGAGGCAATATTAGAGCACTACACAATTAATGATACCATCTACAAAAAACAACCTTTGTTCTACAAAACAATGCTTCAGGAATCACGATTTAATATTATTCTCTCCATGTGTTGTTTTGTTTTTGGAAATCAGGCCGAATCCGTATCAGAGATCAAAGCGTTATGTTCTCGCTATAAAATAGCCAGCCCCAACAGCGTCATTGCGATCATTACGATACTTCGAACCACCGGGCGCATCAGGACCTGGCGCTGTACGGAAGACAGGCGAAAAACAAGAATCACCCCAACCGAAAAAGGATTAAATGAACTTAAACGCTATATGTCCGGAGCATTTTTACCGGTCAGCATTCTGTATCCTGCGTTTAAGATTGATGTCAATTTGTTAGACAATGACATTTTAAGAAATAACTTTTTCCGCCGCGCGGCGGAATACCTTTTCCGGGGATTAACGTTCAAAAAGGTTTTACCGGAGGTAGGGTTATTTATCGATAAAGACGGAGGGCGGATGATTATGTTGTATCTTTATCTGCAGGCGGTAAAAAACAAATCAGCACATGGCGCTATTATTGATTATTCAGCCAACACGCTCGCGAAGGAATTTTTTGTTTCACGCATTCACGTCAACCGAATTATCAAAACGGCGCAAGAGGCGGGCTATCTTAAAGATCGGGGTGATGGAAGAATGTTGATTTACCCGGCATTCATCGAACTTGTCGAAAATTATGCAGGATTATATTTTGCCTATGTTACGCATTACATCAACGTGGTGCCTAAAGAGCGACGCCATGCTCACAACGTGACGTCAACCGTATAA
- a CDS encoding metal/formaldehyde-sensitive transcriptional repressor: MPHSPEDKKRILTRVRRIRGQVDALERALESGDPCLAILQQIAAVRGAANGLMGEMVEIHLKDELVTGETTPDQRAVRMAEVGHLLRSYLK; this comes from the coding sequence ATGCCGCATTCACCCGAAGATAAAAAACGCATTCTCACGCGCGTCCGTCGCATTCGGGGCCAGGTTGATGCCCTTGAACGTGCGCTGGAATCGGGCGATCCCTGTCTTGCCATCTTGCAGCAAATCGCTGCCGTGCGCGGCGCTGCCAATGGCCTGATGGGCGAAATGGTCGAAATTCACCTCAAAGATGAGCTGGTGACGGGGGAAACAACCCCGGATCAGCGGGCAGTTCGGATGGCGGAAGTCGGCCATTTGCTGCGCTCTTATCTAAAATAA
- a CDS encoding LysR family transcriptional regulator, with translation MMNIMHPALRRLDLNLLPVFDAIYRHRSVRLAADELAMSTSALSHALSRLRATLNDPLFFREGHRMSPSVYASQLAPSIASALSFLNHELTPQPEFDPASSTESLQIGITDFTALCVFPTLMHTLQYAAPGLRFELRYLPHSPALTELLAGEVDLALGFSTQDDIRHPELEEIDWFEDEYVVISNACRTRLTLEDYLAARHLVVTPWNEKQGVLDVRLEQLGYTRQIAIKTPSMLSAPFIVAESDLLMAIPRFAAEKLAAAADLRIFPLPFSIRTFEVKIYSHKRSGQRGAARWLKEELQKLGHVTVPREKN, from the coding sequence ATGATGAATATTATGCATCCGGCTTTGAGACGTCTTGATTTAAACCTGTTGCCCGTTTTCGACGCGATTTACCGCCATCGTTCTGTTCGTCTGGCAGCCGATGAGCTGGCGATGAGCACATCGGCACTGAGCCATGCGCTTTCGCGTTTGCGCGCGACGCTGAACGATCCGCTCTTTTTTCGGGAAGGGCATCGTATGTCCCCCAGCGTGTATGCTTCTCAGCTCGCACCTTCCATCGCTTCCGCACTGTCATTCCTGAATCATGAGCTGACCCCGCAGCCGGAGTTTGACCCGGCTAGCAGTACCGAAAGCTTACAAATTGGGATTACGGACTTTACCGCGCTTTGCGTTTTTCCGACCCTGATGCACACCTTGCAGTATGCTGCCCCTGGTTTGCGTTTTGAATTGCGTTATTTGCCCCACAGCCCGGCGCTGACGGAGCTGTTAGCGGGCGAAGTGGATCTCGCGCTCGGGTTCAGCACCCAGGATGATATCCGGCACCCGGAACTGGAAGAGATCGACTGGTTTGAAGATGAGTATGTGGTCATCAGCAACGCGTGCCGGACGCGTCTGACGCTGGAGGATTATCTCGCAGCCCGACACCTGGTGGTGACGCCATGGAATGAGAAGCAGGGCGTTCTGGACGTGCGGCTCGAACAACTGGGCTATACCCGGCAAATCGCGATCAAAACGCCGTCGATGCTCAGCGCGCCCTTTATCGTTGCGGAAAGTGACCTGCTGATGGCGATCCCCCGTTTTGCCGCTGAGAAGCTGGCTGCGGCAGCGGACCTGAGGATTTTTCCTTTACCGTTTTCGATACGCACGTTTGAAGTGAAAATTTACTCGCATAAACGCAGCGGCCAGCGGGGAGCGGCGCGCTGGCTTAAGGAGGAGCTGCAAAAACTGGGGCACGTTACGGTGCCGCGTGAAAAAAATTGA
- a CDS encoding DUF883 family protein, whose product MSDINADKNTQFAEDKAKNKLDELAGSAQQQFGEFVDSPKHQVKGAARKYAAQASDAVSDVTEAVKNNPLTGLIAAGAVGIVLGLLLGRK is encoded by the coding sequence ATGTCTGATATCAATGCCGATAAAAATACCCAGTTCGCTGAAGATAAAGCCAAAAATAAGCTTGATGAACTTGCAGGCTCAGCACAGCAGCAGTTTGGTGAGTTCGTTGATTCTCCAAAACATCAGGTCAAAGGCGCGGCGAGAAAATATGCCGCGCAGGCCAGCGATGCCGTTTCTGACGTAACGGAAGCGGTCAAAAATAATCCCCTGACAGGGCTCATTGCTGCCGGTGCAGTGGGTATTGTTCTCGGCCTGCTGCTGGGACGCAAATAA
- a CDS encoding methyl-accepting chemotaxis protein, whose translation MDNTTSMQAQRKLGFLHHIRLVPLFSSILGGIILLFALSAGLAGYFLLQADTDQQDVTSEIQVRMGLSNSSNHLRTARINMIHAGAASRIAEMEAMKQNISEAETRIKQSQSSFTAYMNRAVRTSADEALDAELKARYDAYIAGLQPMVKFAKNGMFEAIINHENETARPLDDAYNAVLLKAIKIRTDRASALTTQAHTRTQLGLMFMVGAFALALVLTAMTFVVLRRTVINPLQRAATRIENIAKGDLTMPDDPTSRSEIGRLTRDLQTMQHSLVTTVGTVRQGAEEIYRGTSEISAGNTDLSSRTEQQAAAIEQTAASMEQLTATVKQNADNAHHASKLAEDASGKASRGGEMVSGVVKTMGNISTSSKKISEITAVINSIAFQTNILALNAAVEAARAGEQGRGFAVVASEVRTLASRSANAAKEIESLINESVTLIDQGSGEVVAAGNTMNEIVEAVKRVTDIMLEIAAASDEQSRGIVQVSQAISEMDKVTQQNASLVEEASAAAASLEEQGARLTEAVGAFRLNGATAGRAIASASAPVAKGMPLRQAATVSGDNWETF comes from the coding sequence ATGGACAACACAACTTCGATGCAGGCGCAGCGCAAGCTGGGCTTCTTGCATCACATCAGGCTGGTTCCGCTGTTTTCCTCCATTCTCGGTGGCATTATTCTTCTGTTTGCCTTGAGCGCAGGTCTGGCGGGGTATTTCCTGTTGCAGGCTGATACCGATCAGCAGGATGTCACATCAGAAATTCAGGTGCGTATGGGGCTTTCGAACAGCTCCAACCATTTACGTACCGCGCGTATCAATATGATCCATGCCGGTGCGGCGAGCCGTATCGCGGAAATGGAGGCGATGAAGCAAAACATCAGCGAGGCGGAAACACGCATCAAGCAATCGCAGTCAAGCTTTACCGCCTATATGAATCGCGCCGTGCGCACCTCCGCGGACGAGGCGCTGGATGCTGAGCTGAAAGCACGCTACGACGCCTATATTGCGGGGCTGCAGCCGATGGTCAAATTTGCCAAAAATGGCATGTTTGAGGCGATCATTAATCATGAAAACGAAACCGCGCGTCCGCTGGATGATGCCTACAACGCCGTCCTGCTGAAGGCCATCAAAATCCGTACCGATCGTGCCAGCGCGCTGACCACTCAGGCCCACACCCGAACACAGCTTGGGCTGATGTTTATGGTCGGCGCGTTTGCGCTGGCGCTGGTGTTGACGGCCATGACCTTTGTGGTGCTGCGCCGGACGGTGATTAACCCGCTTCAGCGTGCTGCCACCCGCATTGAAAATATCGCGAAAGGGGATTTAACCATGCCGGACGATCCGACAAGCCGGAGCGAAATCGGTCGCCTGACGCGGGATCTGCAAACCATGCAGCATTCGCTGGTGACCACTGTAGGCACCGTGCGCCAGGGGGCAGAAGAGATTTATCGCGGCACCAGCGAGATCTCTGCGGGAAATACCGACCTCTCTTCTCGTACCGAACAGCAGGCTGCCGCAATTGAGCAGACCGCCGCCAGCATGGAGCAGTTGACCGCAACGGTAAAACAGAACGCCGATAATGCCCATCACGCCAGCAAACTGGCAGAAGATGCCTCCGGTAAAGCCAGCCGCGGCGGCGAGATGGTGTCCGGCGTGGTGAAAACCATGGGCAATATCTCGACCAGTTCGAAGAAAATTTCAGAAATTACCGCCGTGATTAACAGTATTGCCTTCCAGACCAACATTCTGGCGCTGAACGCTGCCGTCGAAGCGGCGCGTGCAGGCGAACAGGGTCGAGGCTTTGCGGTGGTGGCGAGTGAAGTGCGCACGCTGGCAAGCCGCAGCGCCAACGCCGCGAAAGAGATTGAAAGCCTGATCAACGAGTCGGTGACCCTGATTGACCAGGGGTCGGGTGAAGTGGTTGCGGCGGGGAACACCATGAATGAAATCGTCGAGGCGGTGAAGCGCGTCACCGATATCATGCTGGAAATTGCTGCCGCATCCGACGAGCAGAGCCGCGGCATTGTGCAGGTGAGCCAGGCCATTTCGGAGATGGATAAAGTCACCCAGCAAAACGCCTCGCTGGTAGAAGAAGCCTCAGCGGCAGCGGCATCGCTGGAAGAACAGGGCGCGCGTCTGACAGAAGCAGTAGGGGCATTTCGGCTGAATGGGGCAACGGCGGGGCGTGCGATAGCGTCAGCGTCAGCGCCAGTGGCGAAGGGCATGCCATTGCGCCAGGCGGCTACGGTTTCCGGGGATAACTGGGAGACGTTCTGA
- a CDS encoding S-(hydroxymethyl)glutathione dehydrogenase/class III alcohol dehydrogenase, with product MKSRAAVAFGPGQPLKIVEIDVAPPKKGEVLIKITHTGVCHTDAFTLSGDDPEGVFPAVLGHEGGGIVVEVGEGVTSLKPGDHVIPLYTAECGECKFCKSGKTNLCQAVRATQGKGLMPDGTTRFSYNGDPIYHYMGTSTFSEYTVCAEISLAKVNPQAPLDKVCLLGCGVTTGIGAVHNTAKVKEGDTVAVFGLGGIGLAVIQGAVQAKAGRIIAVDTNPEKFKLAGEMGATDFVNPKDHEKPVQDVIVELTDGGVDFSFECIGNVNVMRSALECCHKGWGESIIIGVAGAGQEIKTRPFQLVTGRVWRGSAFGGVKGRTQLPGMVEDAMVGKIQLDPFITHRLPLEQINDAFDLMHEGKSIRTVIHFGDK from the coding sequence ATGAAATCACGCGCAGCCGTCGCATTTGGTCCAGGCCAGCCGTTAAAAATCGTTGAAATCGACGTTGCACCGCCAAAAAAAGGCGAAGTGCTGATCAAAATCACCCATACCGGCGTGTGCCATACCGATGCGTTTACTCTGTCCGGTGACGATCCTGAAGGCGTTTTCCCGGCGGTACTCGGCCACGAAGGCGGCGGTATCGTGGTTGAAGTGGGCGAGGGCGTGACCAGCCTGAAGCCGGGCGATCATGTCATTCCCCTCTACACCGCGGAATGCGGCGAGTGTAAGTTCTGTAAATCCGGCAAAACCAACCTCTGTCAGGCCGTTCGCGCCACCCAGGGCAAAGGCCTGATGCCGGACGGTACTACCCGTTTCTCCTACAACGGCGACCCGATTTATCACTACATGGGCACCAGCACGTTTAGCGAGTACACCGTCTGCGCAGAAATTTCACTGGCGAAGGTCAACCCGCAAGCGCCGCTGGATAAAGTCTGCCTGCTGGGCTGCGGCGTGACCACCGGTATCGGTGCGGTACACAACACGGCGAAAGTGAAAGAAGGCGATACCGTTGCGGTGTTCGGTCTCGGTGGGATTGGTCTGGCGGTGATCCAGGGCGCGGTGCAGGCGAAAGCAGGCCGTATCATTGCTGTCGACACCAACCCGGAGAAATTCAAACTGGCGGGTGAAATGGGTGCGACCGATTTCGTGAATCCGAAAGATCACGAAAAGCCGGTGCAGGACGTCATTGTTGAGCTCACCGACGGCGGCGTTGATTTTAGCTTCGAGTGTATCGGCAACGTGAACGTCATGCGTTCCGCGCTGGAGTGCTGCCACAAAGGCTGGGGCGAGAGCATCATCATCGGCGTGGCGGGTGCGGGCCAGGAGATCAAAACGCGTCCATTCCAGCTGGTGACCGGTCGCGTATGGCGCGGTTCGGCGTTTGGCGGCGTGAAAGGGCGTACCCAGTTGCCGGGAATGGTTGAAGATGCGATGGTCGGCAAAATTCAGCTGGATCCGTTCATTACGCACCGTTTGCCGCTGGAGCAGATCAACGACGCCTTCGATCTGATGCATGAAGGTAAATCCATTCGTACCGTCATTCATTTCGGCGACAAGTAA
- a CDS encoding GNAT family N-acetyltransferase, producing MSINLRQARPEDAAAFYTMIYELAVYEKAPEEVVTTPEEIRETLFGAGSKTEALIAEYEGNIIGYAVFFTSYSTWLGRNGIYMEDLYVSPDYRGKGAGRALLKHIAQLAVKRQCGRLEWSVLDWNQPAIDFYLSIGALPQSEWVRYRLDGEALLSFAE from the coding sequence ATGAGCATTAATCTGCGTCAGGCCCGTCCCGAAGATGCCGCGGCCTTTTACACCATGATCTACGAGCTGGCAGTCTATGAAAAAGCGCCGGAAGAAGTGGTTACTACGCCCGAGGAGATCCGTGAAACGCTCTTTGGCGCGGGAAGTAAAACCGAAGCGTTGATCGCTGAGTATGAAGGCAACATCATCGGCTATGCCGTGTTCTTCACCAGCTATTCAACCTGGCTAGGACGCAACGGTATTTACATGGAAGACCTGTACGTTTCTCCGGATTATCGCGGTAAAGGCGCGGGGAGAGCGCTGCTGAAACATATCGCGCAGCTCGCGGTAAAACGGCAGTGCGGCCGCCTTGAATGGAGCGTGCTGGACTGGAACCAGCCCGCCATTGATTTTTACCTGAGCATAGGCGCGCTGCCGCAGTCTGAATGGGTTCGCTATCGTCTTGATGGCGAAGCGCTGCTGAGTTTTGCCGAATAA